A single region of the Polyodon spathula isolate WHYD16114869_AA chromosome 12, ASM1765450v1, whole genome shotgun sequence genome encodes:
- the LOC121324694 gene encoding ubiquitin domain-containing protein 2-like, producing the protein MGGCVGSHHDSSGSLNENSDGTGVALGRNQPLKKEKPKWKSDYPMTDGQLRSKRDEFWDTAPAFEGRKEIWDALKAAAHAFESNDQELAQAIIDGANITLPHGALTECYDELGNRYQLPVYCLALPINMIEEKSDLEILDIPDPPPNSGHECQLRLRLSTGKDLKLPVRSTDSVHHMKRRLHSEEGVEPCSQRWFFSGRPLIDKMKLEELKISKDYVVQVIVSQPLQSPTPVEN; encoded by the exons ttgCTTTGGGTCGTAATCAGCCTCTTAAGAAAGAGAAGCCTAAATGGAAGAGTGATTACCCCATGACAGACGGACAGCTTCGCAGCAAGCGGGATGAATTCTGGGACACTGCACCTGCTTTTGAGGGACGCAAAGAGATTTGGGATGCCCTCAAGGCTGCTGCCCATGCTTTTGAAAGCAATGACCAAGAACTGGCACAGGCCATTATTGATGGTGCGAATATAACTTTACCACACG GTGCCCTTACAGAATGCTATGATGAACTGGGCAACAGATACCAGCTGCCAGTCTACTGCCTGGCTCTTCCCATCAACATGATTGAAGAGAAGAGCGACCTGGAGATCCTGGACATCCCTGACCCGCCCCCCAACTCCGGGCATGAGTGCCAGCTCCGCCTGCGTCTGTCCACGGGCAAGGACCTCAAACTGCCCGTTCGCAGCACTGACTCTGTCCACCACATGAAGCGACGGCTGCACTCCGAGGAGGGGGTGGAGCCCTGCAGCCAACGGTGGTTCTTTTCTGGCCGGCCTCTGATAGATAAAATGAAACTCGAGGAACTGAAAATCTCCAAGGACTATGTAGTGCAGGTGATCGTCAGCCAGCCTCTGCAGAGCCCAACACCtgtggaaaactga